One region of Primulina tabacum isolate GXHZ01 chromosome 1, ASM2559414v2, whole genome shotgun sequence genomic DNA includes:
- the LOC142550289 gene encoding chloroplast stem-loop binding protein of 41 kDa b, chloroplastic-like, whose translation MEEVWIQILVLSNPKKTAKRKNGNSAVFHLSTLRSWNMATFTLLKPCFHVNSTKIAKPDLYSFSKSLGQCSSSRFESVGHQYKKKQLQSNGALCVTASSAKKILIMGGTRFIGIFLSRLLVKEGHQVTLFTRGKAPIASQLPGESDADFSDFASKILHLKGDRMDFEFVKSSLSAKGFDVVYDINGREANEVEPILDALPNLEQYIYCSSAGVYLKTDYLPHFETDAVDPKSRHKGKLETESLLKSRGLNWTSIRPVYIYGPLNYNPVEEWFFHRLKAGRPIPIPNSGLQVTQLGHVKDLAVAFLRVLGNDKASKEVFNISGEKYVTFDGLARACAKAGGFPEPEIIHYNPKEFDFGKKKAFPFRDQHFFASVEKAKSVLGIVPEFNLVEGLTDSYNLDFGRGTFRKAADFATDDIILGKSLSLVA comes from the exons ATGGAGGAAGTGTGGATACAAATACTCGTCTTATCCAATCCAAAaaaaacagcaaaaaggaaGAATGGCAATTCAGCAGTCTTTCACCTTTCCACTCTTCGATCTTGGAACATGGCCACGTTCACACTTCTCAAACCCTGCTTCCATGTTAATTCTACGAAAATAGCCAAGCCAGATTTATACTCATTTTCAAAATCT CTGGGGCAATGCTCAAGTTCAAGGTTTGAGAGTGTCGGGCATCAG TATAAGAAGAAACAATTGCAGTCGAATGGAGCATTGTGTGTTACTGCATCAAGTGCCAAGAAAATTCTTATAATGGGAGGCACCAGATTCATTGGTATTTTTTTGTCCAGACTCCTTGTCAAAGAGGGCCATCAG GTTACTCTGTTCACCAGAGGGAAAGCACCCATTGCCTCGCAGTTGCCGGGTGAATCAGATGCAGATTTTAGCGATTTTGCATCCAAG ATCTTGCACTTGAAGGGAGACAGAATGGACTTTGAATTCGTAAAGAGCAGCCTTTCGGCGAAAGGATTTGATGTTGTATATGATATCAATG GTCGCGAAGCAAATGAAGTGGAGCCAATTTTAGACGCTTTACCAAATCTTGAACA GTACATTTACTGCTCTTCAGCCGGAGTGTACCTGAAAACCGATTATCTTCCACATTTTGAG ACTGATGCAGTTGATCCAAAGAGCAGACACAAGGGCAAGCTAGAGACGGAGAGCTTATTAAAATCGCGGGGCCTAAATTGGACTTCTATCAGGCCGGTCTACATATACGGACCATTGAACTATAATCCAGTTGAAGAGTGGTTCTTCCACCGATTGAAAGCTGGTAGACCAATACCGATTCCCAATTCAGGATTGCAGGTCACACAACTTGGCCATGTGAAG GATCTTGCTGTTGCTTTTCTTCGAGTTCTTGGCAATGACAAAGCAAGCAAAGAGGTTTTCAACATTTCCGGAGAGAAATACGTTACTTTTGATGGATTAGCGAGAGCATGTGCCAAG GCTGGCGGATTCCCAGAACCTGAGATTATTCACTACAACCCCAAGGAGTTCGATTTTGGTAAAAAGAAAGCTTTTCCATTCCGCGACCAG CATTTCTTCGCTTCCGTTGAAAAGGCGAAGAGCGTGCTGGGAATTGTGCCGGAATTCAATCTAGTGGAAGGTCTTACAGATTCCTACAACCTGGATTTTGGTAGGGGGACATTCAGGAAAGCAGCAGATTTCGCAACAGATGATATTATCCTAGGGAAGAGCCTTAGCCTTGTTGCTTAG
- the LOC142550295 gene encoding sodium-dependent phosphate transport protein 1, chloroplastic-like translates to MNARSVLISFYSAPVYHQISPPRRRSEPDNRPQLRSCSCERANLIHFFSGSARIGFIRRSLSSTGRVRADVKSETRGVAESPPPLSEPVKIGLDYYDDDDDDGDFSTIPWWEQFPRRWVIVILCFTAFLICNMDRVNMSIAILPMATEFHWNSTTVGLIQSSFFWGYLLTQIAGGVWADTVGGKFVLGFGVVWWSIATMLTPIAAKLGLPFLLVVRAFMGVGEGVAMPAMNNILSKWVPVSERSRSLALVYSGMYLGSVTGLSFSPMLIHKFGWPSVFFSFGSLGAVWFTWWLSQAYSSPLEDPLLSPDEKKLILGNSKVIEPVKSIPWKLILTKKPVWALIVSHFCHNWGTFILLTWMPTYYHQVLKFNLTESGLFCVFPWLTMACSANFGGWIADTLVSKGASVTNVRKIMQSIGFLGPAFFLSQLSHADSPAMAVLCMTCCQGTDAFSQSGLYSNHQDIAPRYSGVLLGLSNTAGVLAGVFGTAATGYILQHGSWDDVFNVSVGLYLVGTVVWNLFSTGEKILD, encoded by the exons ATGAACGCGAGATCGGTGCTCATTTCCTTCTACTCTGCTCCTGTTTATCATCAGATTTCACCGCCTAGAAGAAGGTCTGAGCCTGATAATCGTCCACAATTACGGTCATGTTCCTGTGAAAGAGCCAATCTTATTCATTTTTTCTCGGGCAGTGCGAGGATTGGCTTTATTAGAAGAAGTTTAAGTAGCACTGGAAGAGTGCGGGCGGATGTGAAGTCGGAGACACGTGGTGTTGCGGAATCTCCGCCGCCGCTTTCGGAGCCTGTGAAGATTGGTTTGGATTattatgatgatgatgatgatgatggagACTTCAGTACGATTCCGTGGTGGGAACAGTTTCCAAGGCGTTGGGTGATAGTGATtctatgttttactgcttttcTAATATGCAATATGGATAGG gTGAACATGAGCATTGCAATACTTCCAATGGCTACAGAGTTCCATTGGAATTCAACAACTGTTGGTTTAATTCAATCTTCGTTTTTTTGGGGCTACCTTCTCACTCAG ATTGCAGGAGGTGTATGGGCAGACACTGTTGGTGGGAAGTTCGTTTTAGGATTTGGCGTAGTTTGGTGGTCAATAGCAACAATGCTCACACCTATTGCGGCAAAGTTGGGTTTGCCTTTCTTACTCGTGGTTCGTGCTTTCATGGGTGTTGGTGAG GGTGTTGCGATGCCTGCTATGAATAATATTCTGTCAAAATGGGTACCTGTATCAGAGAGGAGTAGATCGTTGGCATTGGTTTACAGTGGGATGTATCTTGGATCCGTAACTGGTCTATCATTTTCGCCAATGTTGATCCATAAATTTGGCTGGCCATCCGTTTTCTTTTCATTTGGATCTCTGGGTGCGGTTTGGTTCACTTGGTGGCTCAGCCAG GCATACAGCTCACCACTTGAGGACCCCCTGTTATCGCCTGACGAAAAGAAGCTAATTCTTGGCAACAGTAAAGTGATTGAACCTGTAAAGTCTATACCATGGAAATTGATATTGACAAAAAAACCAGTATGGGCTCTGATAGTGTCTCATTTTTGTCACAACTGGGGAACTTTCATCCTTCTCACATGGATGCCAACCTATTATCACCag GTATTGAAGTTCAATCTTACTGAATCGGGTCTTTTTTGTGTCTTTCCATGGCTTACTATGGCCTGTTCTGCAAATTTTGGTGGTTGGATTGCAGATACTCTTGTGAGTAAAGGTGCATCTGTGACCAATGTTAGAAAG ATAATGCAATCAATTGGATTTCTTGGTCCAGCTTTCTTCCTATCTCAATTGAGCCATGCGGATTCTCCTGCAATGGCTGTTCTGTGTATGACATGCTGCCAG GGAACCGATGCCTTTTCACAGTCAGGGTTGTATTCAAACCATCAAGATATTGCTCCTCGATATTCA GGGGTATTGCTTGGTCTATCGAACACTGCTGGAGTTCTTGCTGGTGTTTTTGGTACTGCTGCGACTGGTTATATCTTGCAACACG GTTCTTGGGACGATGTCTTCAATGTTTCTGTTGGACTTTATTTAGTTGGCACCGTGGTATGGAATCTTTTTTCGACTGGTGAAAAGATATTGGATTGA
- the LOC142550301 gene encoding cytochrome P450 86A1-like, whose amino-acid sequence MSQIYILTEFHPHLSYSPDFTYSTFSPKNMDILLLFFCLATVVSAYCLWFWPLARKLTGPKAWPLVGSLPHLFVNRSRIHDWIAGNLLSTGSAATYQTCTIAIPFLARKQGFYTVTCHPKNIEHILRTRFCNYPKGPTWQTAFHDLLGQGIFNSDGETWLLQRKTAALEFTTRTLRQAMARWVSRTIRTRLWVILEKAANDHTSVDLQDILLRLTFDNICGLTFGKDPETLSVEMPENPFAIAFDSATEATLQRLLYPGFLWRLKKIFDLGAEKRLRRSLSIVENYMTEALDARKQTPSDDLLSRFMKKRDIDGNLFSNSILKRIALNFVLAGRDTSSVALSWFFWLVMNTPRVEEKILKEISNVLQKTRSRDTQKWIEEPLTFDEADQLVYLKAALAETLRLYPSVPEDFKYVVSDDILPDGTELPAGSTVTYSIYSMGRMKNIWGDDCMEFKPERWLSESGDQFEPVKDAYKFVAFNGGPRTCLGKDLAYLQMKSVASAVLLRYRLSLVPGHRVEQKMSLTLFMKNGLKVYLKPRALLVPMPM is encoded by the coding sequence ATGTCACAGATATATATATTAACCGAGTTTCATCCTCACCTATCGTATTCACCAGATTTTACGTACTCAACTTTCTCACCCAAGAACATGGACATTCTATTACTTTTCTTCTGCTTAGCCACGGTAGTATCAGCTTATTGCCTATGGTTTTGGCCGCTAGCAAGAAAACTCACCGGCCCGAAGGCGTGGCCACTCGTCGGTAGCCTTCCGCATCTATTCGTCAATCGGAGTCGAATCCACGACTGGATAGCCGGAAACCTTCTTTCGACAGGCAGCGCCGCCACGTATCAAACATGCACCATAGCCATCCCGTTCTTGGCTAGGAAACAAGGGTTCTACACAGTCACGTGTCACCCGAAAAACATAGAACACATTCTTCGGACCCGGTTCTGTAACTATCCGAAAGGCCCTACTTGGCAAACCGCCTTTCATGATCTTTTGGGACAAGGGATATTCAACAGTGATGGTGAGACATGGCTGCTGCAGCGAAAAACTGCCGCTCTTGAGTTCACCACAAGGACTCTTCGCCAAGCGATGGCTCGTTGGGTGAGCCGAACAATACGAACTCGTTTGTGGGTTATCTTGGAGAAGGCAGCTAACGATCACACATCAGTAGATTTGCAAGATATTTTGCTTCGTTTAACGTTTGATAATATATGTGGGCTCACGTTTGGGAAGGACCCGGAAACTTTGTCGGTTGAAATGCCTGAGAATCCATTTGCAATTGCGTTTGATTCTGCAACCGAAGCAACACTGCAGAGGCTGCTTTACCCTGGTTTTCTATGGAGATTgaagaaaatttttgatttgGGAGCTGAAAAGAGGTTGAGGAGAAGCCTAAGTATTGTGGAAAATTACATGACAGAAGCACTTGATGCACGAAAACAAACCCCATCAGATGATCTTTTGTCCCGTTTCATGAAGAAGAGAGATATCGATGGTAACCTCTTCTCAAACTCAATACTCAAACGGATAGCCTTAAACTTCGTTCTCGCGGGGAGGGACACATCGTCGGTGGCTCTAAGTTGGTTCTTCTGGCTCGTAATGAACACACCCCGAGTCGAAGAAAAGATCCTAAAGGAGATCTCGAATGTTCTCCAAAAAACCAGAAGCAGAGACACCCAGAAATGGATTGAAGAGCCGCTGACATTTGATGAAGCAGACCAACTAGTTTACCTAAAGGCAGCACTAGCCGAGACTCTCCGTCTGTACCCTTCTGTGCCCGAAGACTTCAAATACGTTGTCTCGGATGACATTTTGCCTGATGGGACGGAGCTACCTGCTGGTTCAACGGTGACATATTCGATATACTCCATGGGGAGGATGAAGAATATTTGGGGAGACGATTGCATGGAATTTAAACCGGAGAGGTGGCTATCAGAGAGCGGAGACCAGTTCGAACCGGTTAAGGATGCGTACAAGTTTGTGGCGTTTAATGGCGGACCTAGGACTTGTTTAGGTAAGGACTTGGCTTATCTTCAGATGAAGTCAGTGGCATCAGCCGTGCTCCTACGGTACCGGCTGTCATTAGTTCCAGGCCACCGGGTCGAGCAGAAGATGTCTTTGACTTTATTCATGAAGAATGGGCTCAAAGTTTACTTGAAGCCACGTGCATTACTGGTGCCGATGCCTATGTGA